ACAATGGATATATGGAACCGTCGTATCTTGCGGTCTCATTGGCTTCTTCTTGGTATTCATCCATGCTTTTGTCAGGAAAGCCGTCGAAAAACTCGTCAGCGTCAAAGTCGTCGTCTATGTCTAGTAGTGTTCTCATGCACTATCTCCTGTTTGTTGTGCTTCTTCAGTTTCTTCGTCGTCTTCTTCCTGTTCGAACAAATGTGCCAGCTCTTCTTCAACAAGACGTGAAGTGTCCCTGTCATATCTGAGTGTGCCGCTATAGCCAGTAGCACCACAGAAACGGTTCTTGAGGATGTGAAGGTGACGGATGTCAGAGTCTGGTTCATCTGAGTCAACATTCAGGGCAATTACGCCATCTGATAGCTGACCAAGACTTGATGAACCCCTGAGGTGGTTCAGACGTACTGGCTGTCCACCACTTTCGTGCCCAGAGTTTCCATCTGGACGTTTGACATGGCTGACCAAGATCAAGCCAATGTCTAATTCTTGCACCATAGTGCGAAGCTTGGTCATGGCATAATCGATGATCAGGCGTTCTGATCCAAAGCCACTGCTTCCGCCCATTTGGGTGCAAAGCATACTGATGTGATCAAGGAATACCCATTTGATACCCAAGACCTTCGCCATATAGGTGATGCGCTGGCATATCAAATCGACATCAGAACTGCCCCAGTGGTCATAAAGATACACTGGGTTCCGTCCTTCACCGAATAAATCATCGAATGCTTCTATGATTTCGTCGTCGGTAACCTCGCTCCGGTCAACCAGCACATTCTTATTCATGTGCGTTCCGACCAAAGATAAGAGGCTACGCTTGTTTGACTCTTCAAGCATGATAAGACCAACACGCTCACCTTGTTGATGAAGGTGATATGCTATCTCCTTGACGAAGGTGGTTTTTCCAGTCCCGCTTCCGGCAGCAACTAGAAGAATTTCCTTCAGTCTCAAACCACGAAATATTTCGTTCAGATTTGAATATGGATAGGTCACTGATGACGCTTGGTCATCCTCACTGATGACGTCACGATAATCTGTTGCCACCACAATCCCATCAGGACGGTATTCTCGCGCCTGATAGATAGCTTGGATGATTTCGGCTGACTTGCCTTGCAGTAGACATTCATTTGCATCTTTGCACGGTAGATAGGCGATTTTCGCCTTACCTACTGGAAGAGTTGCCGCCGCTTCTTGGGCGGCTTTCTGCCCAACTGAGTCCATATCAAACATGAGGATAACTTCCTCAAACTTGGTTATGAATTCCCAGTTGTTTTTCATGGTCTTAACAGCCGAACTGCATCCTTGAGTTAAGGATACAGTCGCCCACTTATGGCCTTGAACCTGTGATACGGTCATTGCGTCGATTTCGCCTTCGCATATGACCAGCTTCTTGCCAGTCTTATATAAGTGGCTTCCATACAGGGTTGCGGCTTTCGCATCTCCTAGCATGGTGAACTTCTTGGATTTCGTCCGTACTTTCTGTGCTACAGGACGTCCGTTTTCATCTAGATAGGTCGCAACTTGGACAGGCTCACCATTGTGGATAGCTGTCGTATAGTTGAACTTTCGGCATGTCTCTTCCGTCAGTCCACGCGATTTGATCTCGTTGTATTCGCCATCTAGTAGATTTGCGCTAGATGAATTCCGCTTTGGCGTATTCGTATATGATCCGTCCACGTTGTCTCCTTTCTGAAAAGTCTGACAAGAGAAGCACCATCCATGATGTACTTCTTGAGTGGCACTATCGCCATAGACTGCAAGCGCATCCGACGACCCACATTTGGGGCAACTTTCATGTCGGATGAATTCCGTTTGTTCGTCATTTGTGATCTGCATGAATGCTCCTCTTGTTCTGACACTAATTCGCTAACGAGTAGCG
This window of the Candidatus Puniceispirillum marinum IMCC1322 genome carries:
- a CDS encoding DnaB-like helicase C-terminal domain-containing protein, whose translation is MQITNDEQTEFIRHESCPKCGSSDALAVYGDSATQEVHHGWCFSCQTFQKGDNVDGSYTNTPKRNSSSANLLDGEYNEIKSRGLTEETCRKFNYTTAIHNGEPVQVATYLDENGRPVAQKVRTKSKKFTMLGDAKAATLYGSHLYKTGKKLVICEGEIDAMTVSQVQGHKWATVSLTQGCSSAVKTMKNNWEFITKFEEVILMFDMDSVGQKAAQEAAATLPVGKAKIAYLPCKDANECLLQGKSAEIIQAIYQAREYRPDGIVVATDYRDVISEDDQASSVTYPYSNLNEIFRGLRLKEILLVAAGSGTGKTTFVKEIAYHLHQQGERVGLIMLEESNKRSLLSLVGTHMNKNVLVDRSEVTDDEIIEAFDDLFGEGRNPVYLYDHWGSSDVDLICQRITYMAKVLGIKWVFLDHISMLCTQMGGSSGFGSERLIIDYAMTKLRTMVQELDIGLILVSHVKRPDGNSGHESGGQPVRLNHLRGSSSLGQLSDGVIALNVDSDEPDSDIRHLHILKNRFCGATGYSGTLRYDRDTSRLVEEELAHLFEQEEDDEETEEAQQTGDSA